A genomic stretch from Thermincola ferriacetica includes:
- a CDS encoding pyruvate, water dikinase regulatory protein — translation MQPKVYVVSDSVGETAEFVVRAAASQFNGGNIDIRTIPYVNNVHHIKEIVAEAKQEPAIIAYTLVLPELRDALVQETVNLGVTAVDIMGPMVEALANMLDKTPKMKPGLLHKLDKEYFRKVEAIEFAVKYDDGKDPRGINYADVVIIGVSRTGKTPLCMYLAHKRVKATNIPLVPEVAAPADLFILPPKKVIGLTIKPEQLNEIRRERLKTLGLKSGADYASMERILKELDYAEEIMRKINCPIIDVTNKAVEETASKVLEIVNKGDGYGK, via the coding sequence ATGCAGCCAAAAGTTTACGTGGTATCCGACTCGGTAGGAGAAACAGCAGAATTCGTTGTAAGAGCTGCGGCAAGCCAGTTCAACGGAGGAAATATTGATATAAGGACAATTCCCTATGTTAATAATGTCCATCATATCAAAGAGATTGTAGCTGAAGCCAAACAGGAGCCTGCAATAATTGCATATACACTGGTGCTCCCGGAACTTCGTGATGCACTTGTGCAGGAAACGGTAAACCTGGGTGTAACGGCTGTGGATATTATGGGGCCAATGGTGGAGGCCCTGGCCAATATGCTGGACAAAACGCCAAAGATGAAGCCGGGCCTTCTCCATAAGTTGGACAAAGAATATTTTCGGAAAGTCGAGGCCATAGAATTTGCCGTCAAATATGATGACGGAAAGGACCCCAGAGGGATAAATTATGCCGATGTGGTCATCATTGGGGTATCCCGGACCGGTAAAACCCCCTTATGCATGTATCTGGCACATAAAAGGGTGAAAGCTACCAATATTCCTCTGGTCCCGGAAGTGGCAGCTCCGGCCGATCTTTTTATCCTGCCTCCGAAGAAAGTAATTGGCTTAACGATTAAACCCGAACAGCTAAACGAAATCCGCCGTGAACGACTAAAGACCCTTGGGTTAAAATCCGGGGCCGATTATGCCAGCATGGAACGAATTTTAAAGGAACTGGACTATGCAGAAGAAATTATGCGTAAAATCAACTGTCCTATTATTGATGTTACTAACAAAGCCGTGGAAGAAACGGCCAGTAAAGTTTTAGAAATAGTTAATAAGGGGGATGGATATGGCAAATAA
- a CDS encoding helix-turn-helix transcriptional regulator has protein sequence MELTKRQEQIVEIVKQEGPITGRQIAEKLSLIRATLRPDLTLLTMAGILEARPRVGYIFTGKTINSLVAQRINKIKVKDVCSFPFVLDEQVSIYDAIVSMFMEDVGTLFITKNGYLEGVVSRKDLLKATMGGMDVSKVPVMVVMTKMPNVVTINPDDPILLAAQKLVSREIDALPVVEVKTLANGEEKLRVTGRITKTTITKLFVELGETR, from the coding sequence GTGGAACTTACCAAACGCCAGGAACAAATCGTAGAAATAGTCAAGCAGGAAGGCCCTATTACCGGTAGACAAATTGCTGAAAAACTGTCCCTGATCAGGGCAACCTTACGCCCTGACCTAACCCTGTTGACTATGGCCGGCATTTTGGAAGCCCGGCCGCGGGTCGGTTATATTTTTACCGGGAAAACGATTAATAGTCTGGTTGCCCAGAGAATCAATAAAATTAAAGTAAAAGATGTTTGTTCTTTTCCTTTTGTTCTTGATGAGCAAGTCAGCATTTACGATGCTATTGTCAGCATGTTTATGGAAGATGTAGGGACATTGTTTATTACTAAAAATGGTTACCTGGAAGGGGTGGTTTCCAGAAAAGATCTTTTAAAAGCAACCATGGGTGGCATGGATGTTTCCAAAGTGCCGGTAATGGTTGTGATGACTAAGATGCCCAATGTAGTTACAATCAATCCTGATGACCCCATTTTGCTCGCTGCTCAGAAACTGGTGTCCAGGGAAATTGATGCCCTGCCCGTTGTGGAAGTGAAAACCCTGGCCAACGGCGAAGAAAAATTGCGGGTTACCGGCAGGATAACAAAAACAACTATTACCAAGCTCTTTGTTGAGTTAGGCGAAACCCGTTAG
- the ppdK gene encoding pyruvate, phosphate dikinase, which produces MANKKYVYLFKEGKADMRDLLGGKGANLAEMTNIGLPVPPGLTITTEACNEYYAQGKKWPEGLEEELKEKLASLEEMAGKKFGDAKNPLLVSVRSGAKFSMPGMMDTILNLGLNEQTCQGMIEATQNERFVLDCYRRFIQMYSNVVLGVDHYKFENVLEAQKEKKGVQYDTELDAEDLRAIVAEYKNVVLRETGKPFPEDPMEQLFGAVTAVFGSWNNQRAIVYRKLNGIPDDLGTAVNVQLMVFGNMGNDCGTGVAFTRNPSTGEKKLYGEYLINAQGEDVVAGIRTPQPISKLEEEMPEIYQQFLDICKLLENHYKNMQDIEFTIERGKLYILQTRHGKRTAPAAIKIAVDMVEEGLIDKKEAILRVEPGQLDQLLHRRIDPNAKFEVIAKGLPASPGAACGQVVFDADEAEKLGQQGVKVVLVRTETTPDDIHGIVEAQGVLTSRGGMTSHAAVVARGMGKPCVCGCEAIKINYEGKYFTVDGVTVKEGDVISIDGATGQVILGEVPMIDPEISGEFQKLLSWADELRTMSVRANADTPEDAARAREFGAEGIGLCRTEHMFMAQDRLPVVQQMILAETLEERNAALEKLLPMQQGDFYGILKAMAGFPVYIRLLDPPLHEFLPNQEELAVEIAELKCTNGDPKVIAEKEELLKKVRQLHEFNPMLGHRGCRLGVTFPEIYAMQVRAIYQATAQLVKEGVDAKPEVMIPLVIHANELRMLREQAVEIAKQVQEETGVTFDIHVGTMIEMPRAAVTADEIAEFADFFSFGTNDLTQTTLGFSRDDAEGKFLQDYLAKKILTDNPFIVLDQGGVGKLVKMGTELGRQANPKLKVGICGEHGGEPSSIAFCHRVGMDYVSCSPFRVPIARLAAAQAAVGGESAVSTK; this is translated from the coding sequence ATGGCAAATAAGAAGTATGTTTACCTGTTTAAAGAAGGCAAAGCGGATATGAGGGATTTGCTGGGAGGCAAGGGTGCCAACCTGGCGGAAATGACAAACATCGGTCTTCCCGTGCCACCGGGATTGACCATTACCACAGAGGCATGCAACGAATATTATGCCCAGGGGAAAAAGTGGCCTGAAGGATTGGAAGAAGAGCTTAAAGAAAAGTTGGCCAGCCTTGAGGAAATGGCCGGGAAAAAGTTTGGGGACGCCAAAAACCCGTTACTGGTATCCGTTCGTTCTGGGGCCAAGTTTTCGATGCCCGGTATGATGGATACCATTCTGAACCTGGGCCTCAATGAACAAACCTGCCAGGGTATGATCGAAGCCACTCAGAATGAACGCTTTGTTCTGGACTGCTACCGCAGATTTATCCAAATGTATAGCAACGTAGTTCTGGGTGTAGATCATTATAAATTTGAAAATGTTTTAGAAGCCCAAAAGGAGAAAAAAGGCGTTCAGTATGACACGGAACTGGATGCTGAAGACTTAAGAGCAATAGTTGCCGAATACAAGAATGTAGTTTTGAGAGAAACGGGAAAACCATTCCCCGAAGACCCCATGGAACAGTTATTCGGCGCTGTTACTGCCGTATTTGGCTCCTGGAACAACCAAAGGGCCATAGTTTACCGGAAGCTTAACGGTATCCCCGATGATCTGGGTACAGCCGTGAACGTTCAGCTAATGGTTTTCGGTAATATGGGTAATGACTGCGGTACCGGCGTCGCCTTTACCAGGAACCCGTCTACCGGTGAAAAAAAGCTTTACGGCGAGTATCTTATTAACGCGCAGGGCGAAGACGTAGTTGCCGGTATCAGAACTCCGCAGCCCATCAGCAAGTTGGAAGAGGAAATGCCAGAAATCTACCAACAGTTTCTTGATATCTGCAAGCTCCTCGAAAACCACTACAAGAACATGCAGGATATTGAGTTTACTATTGAAAGAGGCAAGTTGTACATATTACAGACCCGTCATGGAAAGAGGACAGCGCCGGCTGCTATCAAGATAGCGGTGGATATGGTAGAAGAAGGCCTTATTGATAAGAAAGAAGCTATCTTAAGAGTAGAGCCCGGTCAGTTAGACCAACTCCTCCACCGGAGAATTGACCCCAATGCCAAATTTGAAGTAATCGCTAAAGGATTACCTGCCTCTCCCGGCGCTGCCTGCGGCCAGGTAGTATTCGATGCTGACGAGGCCGAAAAATTGGGCCAGCAGGGCGTAAAAGTTGTGTTGGTACGGACCGAGACAACACCTGATGATATCCACGGCATTGTGGAAGCTCAGGGCGTATTGACCAGCCGTGGCGGTATGACCAGCCACGCAGCCGTTGTTGCCCGCGGTATGGGTAAACCTTGTGTATGCGGCTGTGAAGCAATCAAAATTAATTACGAAGGCAAATATTTTACTGTTGACGGTGTTACAGTTAAAGAGGGCGACGTAATTTCTATCGATGGCGCTACCGGCCAGGTCATTCTTGGTGAAGTGCCCATGATTGACCCGGAGATTTCCGGTGAATTCCAGAAACTGCTTTCCTGGGCCGATGAACTGAGAACCATGTCCGTAAGGGCTAATGCTGATACTCCAGAAGACGCAGCCAGGGCACGGGAATTTGGCGCTGAAGGTATCGGCCTCTGTCGTACCGAGCACATGTTTATGGCTCAGGATAGACTGCCTGTTGTTCAGCAGATGATTTTGGCCGAAACCCTGGAAGAAAGAAATGCCGCTCTGGAAAAATTACTGCCCATGCAGCAGGGAGATTTTTACGGCATTTTAAAGGCCATGGCAGGTTTCCCTGTTTATATCCGGTTGCTTGACCCACCACTGCATGAGTTCCTGCCCAACCAGGAAGAACTGGCCGTTGAGATCGCCGAGTTGAAATGTACTAATGGGGATCCCAAGGTTATTGCTGAAAAAGAAGAACTGCTCAAGAAAGTGCGTCAACTGCATGAGTTTAACCCCATGCTTGGGCACCGGGGCTGCCGTCTGGGTGTAACCTTCCCGGAAATTTATGCTATGCAGGTTCGCGCTATTTACCAGGCTACGGCGCAGTTAGTGAAGGAAGGTGTTGATGCTAAGCCGGAGGTTATGATCCCGCTGGTTATTCATGCCAACGAGCTCAGGATGCTGCGTGAACAGGCCGTTGAAATAGCCAAACAAGTACAGGAAGAAACAGGTGTTACTTTTGATATCCATGTAGGAACGATGATTGAGATGCCGAGAGCTGCCGTCACAGCCGATGAGATTGCGGAATTTGCTGATTTCTTCTCCTTTGGCACCAATGACCTGACTCAGACTACCCTGGGCTTTAGCCGGGACGATGCTGAAGGTAAGTTCCTGCAGGATTACCTGGCCAAGAAAATTCTTACCGATAACCCCTTTATTGTCCTCGACCAGGGCGGTGTGGGCAAATTGGTTAAAATGGGTACCGAACTCGGCCGGCAAGCCAACCCAAAACTCAAAGTGGGTATCTGCGGTGAACATGGAGGCGAGCCCAGTTCCATCGCCTTCTGTCACCGGGTAGGCATGGATTATGTCAGTTGTTCTCCGTTCCGCGTGCCTATTGCCCGTCTGGCAGCAGCCCAGGCAGCTGTAGGTGGCGAAAGTGCAGTCAGTACCAAATAA